Part of the Cystobacter ferrugineus genome, GACTCCTACGTGGATTCGGAGAGCCTCGCGTGGCTCTCCTCGCGTCACCGGCTCAAGTCCCCCCAGCGCCATGTCGGACTCATGCCGGGCGAGGCCGGAGCCGCCATCCTGGTAGAGCGCCCCACGGTGGCCCGCAGACGAAACGCTCCCACGCACGTGCACATCGAAGCGGTGGCTCTCGGCACACTTCCCAAACCAGGGGCAACCCTCGCGCAGCTCGGGCGCGCGTTCGCACAAGCCACGCAACAAGTCCTCGCCGCGTCCACATCCACCAAGCCCTTCCAGGGAGACCTCTTTGTCGACCTCAACGGCGAGGAGTGGAAGGCGCAGGCGTGGGGCCATGCTCAGGTCCTGCTCACCGACCATGTGGACTTCCCGCGCTGTCGCGTCCTGCATCCGGCGGAGTCGCTGGGTGAGACAGGAGCCGCAGGCGCTCCCGTGTCGCTCGCGATGGCTGCCTGGGCATTTTTCCGGGGCCACGCAACCGGAGAGAGCGCCCTGGTGTGCTCTCTCTCCGACGCTGGTCAGGTCGCCTCCGTCCTATCAACCCGTGCCGGGGCAACATCCTCGACCGGATGAGAATCGGACGCCAGTCCCCCTGATACCTCAGGGTCATCGCCGAGCCTTCCCTCCTGCTGGACGAGCAACGATGAGTGCCCCCTGAACGGACCTCGTCCAGATAGCCTAGAATGGCGGACCATGGTGCGTCTGCTCGTACGGGTGGTGGTCATCGTTCTCGCCCTGGTTGCCGGAGCCCTGGGCACGTTCCTGTTGATGCGTCCCAAGGCGCCCGCCCTGCCGGACACGCCCGCGCTCGTCACCCGCGTGCGCGAGGTGGCCCGGCTGGAGACCCTGACGGTCTCCCTCTACAAGAAGGTGGAGTTCTCACCGGAGCCCCAGAGCACCAACTCGCTCTGGAAGGACGTCATCAACTGGGCGAGCTACTCGCTGCACACGCCGCGCGGCCGCGCCATCGTCTTCGCCGACGTGCACCTGGGCTATGACTTCGGCCGGCTCGATGATTCCGCGCTGCGCGTGCAGGGCTCGCGCGTGGACGTGGTGCTCCCGCCCCTGGAGACGAAGGTGGAGCTCAAGCCGGGCGAGACGGAGATCATCGGCTCCAACCTGGACAGCGCCGAGACCACCCAGCTCCTGGAGAAGGCGCGCGAAGCCTTCGAGCGCGAGGTGAAGGCGGACGCCCGGCTGAAGGAGCGGGCCCGGCGCTCGGCGGAGAACACCCTGCGGGTGCTGTTCTTCTCCGTGGGCTTTCGCGAGGTGAACGTGGTGGACGTGCTCCCGCCCAAGGCCACCGCGGGGTGAGGCACGCCGCGGGACTCAGAGTGCCTCGAGTCCCCCGTCCGCGAGCCGGAAGAGGCCCTCGATTCCATCCGGGGCCGCCCCCAGCCGGGAGAGCGCGCCGCGCGAGGCCTCATCCGACTCCCGGCACACCAGGGCGAACTCGCGCCAGCCCAGGTGGACGCACCACGGCCCCTCCCCCACGTGCGCGACGAGCCGGCGCCGCTGGGCCTCCGTGAGCAGCCGGGCCCCATCCAACCCGTCTCCACCCGCCACCGTCCAGATACCGGTGCCCCGCTCCACGAGCACCACCCGCCCCTCCTCCAGCACCACGGCGCGCACCGGCGCGGGGTGCGCCTCCAGGTGGCTCCAGGCGAGCGCGTCCACCTGGGGCGCGGACAGCCCGGCCGGCCCGAGCGACGTCTCGGGCAGGTAGCGCACGAAGGCCTCGTCCTCCAGGACATAGAAGACCTCGAGCCCCGCGCCCGCGGGCCGGTGCAGCGCGCCCACCGCCCGCTCGGCGAAGCGCGCGGGCCGCAGCACCGGGCGCACCCGCCGCTCCCACCCGTCCTCCGCCCCCGCGGGCCCCGACAATCCCCGCAGCCGCGCCACCAACTCCGCCACGTGCTCCGTCAGGGGCTGCGTGCCCTCGCGGTAGGCGGCATGGAGCGAGTCCACGTCCACCCGGCCCACCCCTCCCGAGGCGAACTTCACCAGCAGGTGCGTCCCCTGCCGCCGGCAGGCCACGCCCGCCCGGTGCAGCGCGGCGAGCAGCGCGGCGAGGAACTCCGCGCGCGAGGCCGGAGCCGGGGGCGCGGGCGGTGGAGGAAGCTCACCGGACTCCAGCTCCTCCTTGAGCAGACGCGCCTCCGCGTCGAAGGGATCCCGCTCCAGCGCGTCCGCCACGAAGGCCCGCGCGCGACCGTGCTCACCCCGCCGCAGGGCGAGCACCGCGAGCACCTTGAGCGCCTCGGGATCTCCCGGGTTGAGGGCGAGCACCTCGCGCAGCACGGTCTCCGCCTCGCCCATCCGCTCCAACCCGAGCAGCGCCCGCGCCAGCCCCAGGCGCACTTGAATCTCCCGGGGAAAGTCACGCCGCAGGGACTCGAGCAGTGGCAGCGCCTCGCGCTCGGCCCCCGCGTTCACCCACGCATGCGCCAGGGTGAGCCGCAGCGTGGGCCCCGGGGTGTCCCGGGCCGCGGCGCGCAGCACCTCCCACTCCCCTTCCTCCAGGGGCTCACCAGCCTCCACCTTGCGACGGATCCGCTCCAGGGCAGTCAGCACGGGGTGAGTGTAACCCTCCGGCGCCGCCCTGGCCCTCAGCGCCAGGAGATGTCGTACGCCCCCTCGAGCGTGTCCAGTTGCCGGCCGAACACCGTCACGCCGAGGATCCGCGCCTCCTCGAACAGGCCCTGGATGACGCCCTCCTGGAACGGCATGGGCATGAAGTCGCGGTGCATGGTCCACTCACAGTGATTGGGCCCCAGCCACCGCAAGGAATGCACGCTGCCGCTCACCGCGATCCGGTAGGCCTCGGGGGCATGGCTCAACAGCCGCCTCGCGTCACTGCCCGCCGCCACGAGCAGCGCCCGGCCGATGTGGGACGCCAGGAAGTCGCGGACGCACCGCCTCCCCAGCATCCGCAGCACCCGGGCGGGGCCTCCGTGCCGGGCGGCCAGGGGCGAGAGGGCGACGTCCAGCACCTCGAGCTGCAGCCGGGAGGGGTAATAGAAGGAGTCCACGTACGTGTCGTGCTGAGCCCACACCTGGCGGCAGCGCTCCAGCACCTCCGCGTCCCCCTCGCCGAGCGCGAGGACCGCCGCCTGGAAGCTGCGCACGAACAGGCCCCGCGTCGTGTGCGTGGGCGTCACGAGTTCCAGCCGCCGCGAGAGATCGGGAACCCACCCGTCCCCTGAAGGAGAAGCAATCACTCGGACCTCGGATTCGAAGGGGGGCGCGGAGCCCGGGTTCCAGCTACCTCATCCCCACCACTCACCGCCAGGAGATGTCGTACTCACTGTCCAGCACGCCTGTCTGGACACCGACCACGTGGACGCGGCGGGCATCCATCCGCTCCAACATGGCCACCAGCATGCCCTCGTGGAACGCGGCGGGCGCGAAGTCACGCTTCATGGTGAAGCGGCAGTGCTGGGGACCCAACCACTCCACCGAGCGCGTGCCATTGACCGACACCAGATAGGTGGAAGGCAGGTGATTGACGAGCCGCCGCGCCTCGCCGCGCACCAGCACCTGCATGGCCCTGCCGGCCTCCGACTCCATGAAGTCCGTCGCCACGCAATGCCCCATCAACCACAGGGTGCACTCCGCCTCGCCATGGCGCTCCATGAGCGGGGGCAGCGCCGTGGACGCCATCTCCAGGAAGAGCCGGATGGAATAGTTGAAGAAGTCGAAGAACCAGGCCTGTCCGCACGCGGCGGCACACCGCGCCGCCAACTCCTCGTCACCCAGCACCCGGATGGCCCGCAGGGCCCCCTGGCAGAACAATCCACGCGCCATGTCCTCCGAGGTCGCCTGGGCCAGCCGTGGCGCCCACAACGCGGCCTCACGTCCCGGAAAATCGAGGGGGGGGCTCACCGTGCTCCCTCGCCCATGAAGGAGCCGCTCACTGCCACCAGAAGTCGCATTCACTGTCGAGCCCACCTGTCTGCCTGCCGCTGACACGTACTGCGCGCCCCCCCCACAAATCCAACGATGTCTTCACCATGCCCTCGTGGAACGGATAGGGCATGAAGTCCTGCTTGAGCGTGAGCCGTCCACTGCACGGCCCCATCCAACGCACCTCGTACTCGCCGAAACTCACCGACGTCCGGTAGGCCATGGGCAGCGCGGACTGGAGCTGCCGGGGACTGAGCGGCGACAACGACAGCATCACCTTGCCCACCCCGAGCCCCCACACCCTTTGCGCCACCTGCTGTCCCAACCGCCGCAGCCCCTCCTCCGCCCCTCCGTACTCCTCCGCCAGGGCCGGCAGCGCCGTGGAGACCATCTGGTAGTGCATCCTCGCGGGGTAGCTGAAGAAATCCAGGAAGCGGGACTCGCCACTCTCCTCCACACACCGTCGCACCAGCGGCTCGCGTCCCAGGGAGCGCAGCGCCTCGAGCGTGCCGTTGAAGTACATCCCCCGCACCGTGTGCCGCTCCGCGACCAGATTGCTGCGCCGCGCCAGCTCTCGTTCCCAGGCGTCTGCCTTTGCCCCACCAAGGCCCACGCTGTCATTCACGGCCATGAGTGCCCCCTGAGCGGCAACCCGCTTGAACGACCAATCTCTAGCGTAGGGCATCCCCTCCGGGATGTCAGTAACAGCCCGCCACATCCTATTCCTTTTTCCCTAGGAAAGGATAGGCATTGTCTGTCTTTCCATCCCTCTTGTGGGATTGCGCTGTCATCACCCGGCCCCTACCGGAGCGTTGAAAGCTTTCAATCCGGCCACAGCGCGAGGCCGCGCGTGGTGTGAGGATCAGCGCGCGTTCAGCAGCCAGTGCTCGAGTTC contains:
- a CDS encoding DUF4230 domain-containing protein, coding for MVRLLVRVVVIVLALVAGALGTFLLMRPKAPALPDTPALVTRVREVARLETLTVSLYKKVEFSPEPQSTNSLWKDVINWASYSLHTPRGRAIVFADVHLGYDFGRLDDSALRVQGSRVDVVLPPLETKVELKPGETEIIGSNLDSAETTQLLEKAREAFEREVKADARLKERARRSAENTLRVLFFSVGFREVNVVDVLPPKATAG
- a CDS encoding tetratricopeptide repeat protein yields the protein MLTALERIRRKVEAGEPLEEGEWEVLRAAARDTPGPTLRLTLAHAWVNAGAEREALPLLESLRRDFPREIQVRLGLARALLGLERMGEAETVLREVLALNPGDPEALKVLAVLALRRGEHGRARAFVADALERDPFDAEARLLKEELESGELPPPPAPPAPASRAEFLAALLAALHRAGVACRRQGTHLLVKFASGGVGRVDVDSLHAAYREGTQPLTEHVAELVARLRGLSGPAGAEDGWERRVRPVLRPARFAERAVGALHRPAGAGLEVFYVLEDEAFVRYLPETSLGPAGLSAPQVDALAWSHLEAHPAPVRAVVLEEGRVVLVERGTGIWTVAGGDGLDGARLLTEAQRRRLVAHVGEGPWCVHLGWREFALVCRESDEASRGALSRLGAAPDGIEGLFRLADGGLEAL
- a CDS encoding DUF2378 family protein, coding for MIASPSGDGWVPDLSRRLELVTPTHTTRGLFVRSFQAAVLALGEGDAEVLERCRQVWAQHDTYVDSFYYPSRLQLEVLDVALSPLAARHGGPARVLRMLGRRCVRDFLASHIGRALLVAAGSDARRLLSHAPEAYRIAVSGSVHSLRWLGPNHCEWTMHRDFMPMPFQEGVIQGLFEEARILGVTVFGRQLDTLEGAYDISWR
- a CDS encoding TIGR02265 family protein; its protein translation is MSPPLDFPGREAALWAPRLAQATSEDMARGLFCQGALRAIRVLGDEELAARCAAACGQAWFFDFFNYSIRLFLEMASTALPPLMERHGEAECTLWLMGHCVATDFMESEAGRAMQVLVRGEARRLVNHLPSTYLVSVNGTRSVEWLGPQHCRFTMKRDFAPAAFHEGMLVAMLERMDARRVHVVGVQTGVLDSEYDISWR
- a CDS encoding TIGR02265 family protein, whose amino-acid sequence is MAVNDSVGLGGAKADAWERELARRSNLVAERHTVRGMYFNGTLEALRSLGREPLVRRCVEESGESRFLDFFSYPARMHYQMVSTALPALAEEYGGAEEGLRRLGQQVAQRVWGLGVGKVMLSLSPLSPRQLQSALPMAYRTSVSFGEYEVRWMGPCSGRLTLKQDFMPYPFHEGMVKTSLDLWGGRAVRVSGRQTGGLDSECDFWWQ